The following coding sequences lie in one Rutidosis leptorrhynchoides isolate AG116_Rl617_1_P2 chromosome 6, CSIRO_AGI_Rlap_v1, whole genome shotgun sequence genomic window:
- the LOC139851917 gene encoding uncharacterized protein, producing MSKLYQLICLSMSCIIQEIDKLKHDEDLINYELMLLSYRDPKMEQFTKKIEKPKLPTSVSCMAGFINLTENGEQTPLRLGMQVKRCHNRLKKERTDLEYLHQVQNELLSMKSNGKPIHGTQELNNVNKSLVDRIKHGSNNLRNEHKILHEIEKINETIEIYSEPTQPVYRRYYFEHSDRGKRIPSQLYNYNLQRTLKEHIAKVRRLKADRDQVRKSFRHMERALDKFYKKIKKVYNIACKHEEQNIQESSINNEYELLMKKVKELARNGDVVGLMQIFDSRSTNNYDYTRISEEAEVNVFNQFN from the exons ATGTCTAAGCTATATCAGTTGATTTGTCTTTCTATGTCTTGTATCATTCAAGAAATCGATAAGCTCAAG CATGATGAGGATCTTATAAATTATGAATTAATGTTGTTATCATATCGCGATCCGAAAATGGAGCAGTTTACAaagaaaatagagaaacctaagtTACCGACGTCAGTATCATGTATGGCCGGTTTCATAAACTTGACAGAAAACGGTGAACAAACACCC TTACGCTTAGGAATGCAAGTGAAACGTTGCCATAACAGGCTCAAGAAAGAGAGGACGGACCTCGAATATTTACATCAGGTCCAAAACGAACTTCTGTCGATGAAATCGAATGGAAAGCCAATACATGGAACACAGGAGCTAAACAATgtg AACAAGAGCCTGGTAGACAGAATCAAACATGGCAGCAATAATCTAAGAAACGAACACAAAATCTTGCACGAAATAGAAAAGATCAACGAAACAATTGAAATATACTCTGAACCAACACAACCAGTATATCGTCGCTACTATTTCGAACACAGTGATCGGGGAAAAAGAATACCATCTCAGCTTTATAACTACAACCTCCAACGTACATTGAAG GAACATATTGCTAAAGTGAGGCGACTTAAAGCAGATCGAGATCAAGTTAGAAAGAGTTTCAGACATATGGAAAGGGCGCTAGACAAGTTTTATAAAAAGATAAAGAAAGTATATAATATTGCTTGTAAGCATGAAGAACAAAATATTCAGGAATCAAGTATTAATAATGAGTATGAATTGCTCATGAAAAAAGTGAAAGAACTAGCACGAAACGGGGATGTTGTAGGACTGATGCAAATTTTCGATAGCAG ATCAACTAATAACTATGATTATACTCGAATAAGTGAAGAAGCGGAAGTGAATGTATTCAATCAGTTCAACTGA